The proteins below are encoded in one region of Geobacter sp.:
- a CDS encoding MucR family transcriptional regulator, with translation MAITTTELAAQILAAHASNSEMTTDELLAELAQIHASLKALEKGETAPVANRPPLTIKEAFKKNEVTCMICGKGGMKTLTRHLNQIHHMKPREYRKQFGIPTAQSLSAKSYTEARKALAQERGLADNLAKAREIRMANIASRKATSVKSAVKGKAAKTQK, from the coding sequence ATGGCAATCACTACTACAGAACTGGCAGCACAAATTCTTGCAGCTCATGCGTCTAATTCTGAGATGACAACCGATGAGCTGCTGGCTGAGCTTGCGCAGATCCATGCATCACTGAAAGCGCTCGAAAAAGGCGAAACTGCTCCGGTGGCAAACCGCCCCCCCCTGACGATAAAAGAGGCATTCAAGAAGAATGAAGTGACCTGCATGATATGCGGCAAAGGAGGCATGAAGACCCTTACCCGACACCTGAACCAGATCCATCACATGAAGCCGAGAGAGTACCGGAAGCAGTTCGGGATTCCCACGGCGCAATCCCTTTCGGCCAAGAGCTATACCGAAGCGCGCAAGGCCCTGGCCCAGGAAAGAGGGCTTGCGGATAACCTGGCAAAGGCCCGTGAAATCCGCATGGCCAATATTGCGTCCCGGAAGGCAACATCTGTCAAGTCTGCCGTCAAAGGGAAGGCGGCGAAAACGCAGAAATAA
- a CDS encoding peptidylprolyl isomerase produces the protein MKRSIIAGLLLCAVISATAVQAEVVSGIVAVVNDDIITTLDLDREYQFLAREAGRKEPYTEAERKNLRSVAVNRLVDRKLVDQKIKELDIKVSEEEIRQSIEEVKKQNNLTQERLVEALAAQGLSFDQYKAQIREQMERVRLMSQEVRAKVQVSLKEVMEYYQANRRSFGEQELYRARSILFRIPKDASDADIKKIQARAEEVLQQAKTGADFIELAKKNSDDPNAAKDGGELGTFKKGDLLPEMESVILKLKPGEVSDLVRTPQSIHIIKLEKKYLGDIKPFDEVKGEIEDLLYKKKSEERFNQWVAELRKNAAIDIRQP, from the coding sequence ATGAAGCGTAGTATCATTGCAGGATTGCTACTCTGTGCCGTCATTTCGGCCACTGCCGTTCAGGCCGAAGTGGTGAGCGGGATCGTAGCCGTCGTCAACGACGATATCATCACGACACTCGATCTGGACCGGGAATACCAGTTCCTGGCCCGCGAAGCAGGCCGAAAGGAGCCATATACCGAAGCCGAGCGCAAGAATCTGAGGAGCGTTGCGGTCAATCGGCTGGTGGATCGGAAACTGGTGGACCAGAAGATCAAGGAGCTGGACATCAAGGTCTCTGAGGAGGAGATACGGCAGTCCATCGAGGAGGTCAAGAAGCAGAACAACCTGACCCAGGAACGGCTCGTCGAGGCGCTGGCGGCCCAGGGGCTCTCCTTTGACCAGTACAAGGCGCAGATTCGCGAGCAGATGGAGCGGGTACGGCTGATGAGCCAGGAGGTCCGGGCCAAGGTCCAGGTGAGTCTCAAGGAGGTCATGGAATACTATCAGGCCAATCGCCGCAGTTTTGGCGAGCAGGAACTGTACCGTGCCCGTAGTATCCTGTTCAGGATTCCCAAGGACGCTTCAGACGCAGACATCAAGAAGATCCAGGCCAGGGCCGAAGAGGTCCTGCAGCAGGCAAAGACCGGAGCCGATTTCATCGAGCTGGCCAAGAAGAACTCGGATGATCCCAATGCAGCCAAGGACGGCGGGGAACTGGGGACCTTCAAGAAAGGGGACCTGCTGCCGGAGATGGAGTCGGTGATCCTGAAGCTCAAGCCGGGCGAGGTGAGCGATCTGGTTCGGACGCCACAGAGCATTCACATCATCAAGCTGGAAAAGAAATACCTGGGAGATATCAAGCCCTTTGACGAGGTGAAGGGGGAGATTGAGGATCTGCTCTACAAGAAGAAGTCGGAAGAGCGGTTCAACCAGTGGGTTGCCGAGCTGCGCAAGAACGCGGCCATAGATATCCGCCAACCCTGA
- a CDS encoding peptidylprolyl isomerase, which yields MLKSLAVLTAFAVLVAGCSAKKGDEGGKASKSSGTVLAEVNGTVITTDDFKKELANLPAYLQPMTETPEGKKEMLETMVIRELILQQAKKDGIDKSQAVADKLEELKKRVVVEAFLKKKVEEQANLSDADLQKFYDQNKDKFKSGEEIRASHILVKDEKTAQAILAQLKGGASFEELARKNSIDSAAAKGGDLGWFPKGSMLPEFEKVAFGLKEGGLSGIVKTKFGYHIIKLTGKRPAGQRDFAEVKDQIKAALMPAKQQEVFQKLKEELKKSSKYTIKEDALKSLGAEAGATPEPKPAEAGKAAPPAPAEKK from the coding sequence ATCCTAAAAAGTTTGGCTGTTCTGACTGCTTTCGCAGTCCTTGTTGCAGGGTGTTCCGCCAAAAAGGGCGATGAAGGGGGGAAAGCCTCCAAATCCAGCGGCACGGTCCTTGCCGAGGTGAATGGAACTGTCATCACGACCGATGATTTCAAGAAAGAGCTGGCGAATCTCCCCGCCTACCTGCAGCCGATGACCGAAACGCCCGAGGGGAAGAAGGAAATGCTGGAAACCATGGTTATCCGTGAGCTGATTCTCCAGCAGGCGAAGAAGGACGGCATCGACAAGAGCCAGGCGGTCGCGGACAAGCTTGAAGAGCTGAAGAAGCGGGTGGTGGTCGAGGCATTCCTGAAAAAGAAGGTGGAGGAGCAGGCAAACCTCTCCGATGCCGATCTGCAGAAGTTCTACGACCAGAACAAGGACAAGTTCAAGAGCGGCGAAGAGATCCGGGCCAGCCACATCCTGGTGAAAGACGAGAAGACCGCCCAGGCGATCCTCGCCCAGCTCAAGGGGGGAGCATCCTTTGAGGAACTCGCCCGGAAGAACTCCATCGATTCCGCTGCCGCAAAGGGTGGCGATCTCGGCTGGTTCCCCAAAGGAAGCATGCTTCCCGAGTTCGAGAAGGTTGCCTTTGGGCTCAAGGAAGGCGGGCTCTCCGGGATCGTCAAGACAAAGTTCGGCTATCATATCATCAAGCTGACCGGTAAGCGTCCTGCGGGACAGCGCGATTTTGCCGAGGTGAAGGACCAGATCAAAGCGGCACTGATGCCGGCCAAGCAGCAGGAGGTCTTCCAGAAGCTGAAGGAAGAGCTGAAGAAGAGCTCAAAGTACACCATCAAGGAAGATGCCCTGAAAAGCCTGGGGGCTGAGGCTGGTGCCACTCCCGAGCCCAAACCCGCCGAAGCAGGCAAGGCAGCTCCGCCGGCTCCGGCTGAGAAGAAATAG
- a CDS encoding peptidyl-prolyl cis-trans isomerase, whose product MFRKFLVALSLCLLGVTAAVAADQAAKNPVVVLETSMGDIKVELFQKEAPLSVENFLDYANSGFYNGTVFHRVINGFMIQGGGFTPDMTPKKTNPPIKNEAANGLKNDRGTIAMARTMVADSATAQFFINVVNNNGLNRPSPDGHGYAVFGKVIDGMDVVDKIKAVKTGMSRGFRDVPETPVLIKSVKVLK is encoded by the coding sequence ATGTTCAGGAAGTTTCTCGTAGCCTTGTCGCTCTGCCTGTTAGGGGTGACCGCTGCCGTTGCCGCGGATCAGGCCGCCAAGAATCCGGTGGTGGTGCTGGAAACCAGCATGGGGGACATCAAGGTCGAACTGTTCCAGAAAGAGGCGCCACTGTCGGTCGAGAATTTCCTTGATTACGCCAACAGCGGTTTCTATAACGGGACCGTATTCCACCGGGTCATCAACGGGTTTATGATCCAGGGCGGGGGCTTTACCCCCGACATGACACCCAAGAAGACCAACCCCCCCATTAAGAATGAGGCAGCCAACGGTCTCAAGAACGACCGGGGAACCATTGCCATGGCGCGTACCATGGTAGCGGACAGCGCAACGGCGCAGTTTTTCATCAATGTGGTGAATAACAACGGACTGAATCGGCCCAGCCCCGATGGCCATGGCTATGCGGTATTCGGCAAGGTCATTGACGGCATGGATGTGGTGGACAAGATCAAGGCGGTGAAGACGGGTATGTCTCGCGGTTTCAGGGACGTTCCCGAGACGCCGGTACTGATCAAGTCCGTGAAAGTGCTCAAATAA
- a CDS encoding DnaJ domain-containing protein, which yields MAHKDYYQTLGLSKGASPEEIKKAYRKLAVKFHPDKNPGDKSAEDRFKEINEAYAVLSDPQKKTEYDQFGSTGFHQRFSQEDIFRGFNVDDLFKDMGFGTDDVFSRIFAGARSAQQGGRGGFSPRRHKGEDFEMGLKVTFRDAYSGCEKRVAYTRDGTREDLVVKVPPGVETGARLRIQGKGGEGSGGGPAGDIYLNITVGSDPQFEREGDDIVVDSQIRFTDAALGSALDVPTLEGTKRIKVPAGIQPGTKIRLKGLGFPHMGKSGKGDLYVRVGIHVPEALSPEQKALLEKLKSYGI from the coding sequence ATGGCACACAAAGACTACTATCAGACGCTCGGACTCAGCAAGGGAGCGTCTCCGGAAGAGATAAAGAAGGCATACCGCAAGCTGGCGGTCAAGTTCCATCCGGACAAGAACCCTGGCGACAAGTCTGCCGAAGACCGCTTCAAGGAGATCAACGAGGCCTACGCCGTCCTCTCCGACCCACAGAAGAAGACCGAGTACGACCAGTTCGGCTCAACCGGCTTCCACCAGCGCTTCAGCCAGGAGGATATCTTCCGCGGCTTCAATGTGGACGACCTCTTCAAGGATATGGGTTTCGGCACCGACGATGTCTTCTCGCGGATATTCGCCGGGGCGCGGAGCGCCCAGCAGGGAGGGAGAGGCGGATTCAGCCCCCGCCGCCACAAGGGGGAAGATTTCGAGATGGGGCTCAAGGTCACCTTCCGCGACGCATACAGCGGCTGTGAAAAGAGGGTGGCCTATACCAGGGACGGCACGCGTGAAGACCTGGTGGTCAAGGTGCCGCCGGGAGTGGAGACCGGTGCACGGCTCCGCATCCAGGGCAAAGGAGGGGAAGGATCGGGCGGCGGGCCGGCCGGTGACATCTACCTCAATATCACCGTGGGGAGCGACCCGCAGTTTGAACGCGAAGGAGACGACATCGTAGTGGACAGCCAGATCAGGTTCACCGATGCCGCACTGGGCAGCGCCCTGGATGTGCCGACCCTGGAAGGGACCAAACGGATCAAGGTGCCTGCGGGGATTCAACCCGGAACGAAGATCAGGCTCAAGGGGCTGGGATTTCCCCACATGGGGAAGAGCGGCAAAGGCGACCTCTACGTCAGGGTGGGCATCCATGTGCCCGAGGCGCTGTCACCCGAACAGAAAGCCCTTTTGGAAAAACTCAAGAGTTACGGCATCTGA
- a CDS encoding DUF4139 domain-containing protein: MNSIGHCFQQGLLASLLSLAAVATAGAAPLVSTAADQQSVSLTIYNANLGLVKDLRQVKIPQGASELRFMDVAAQIVPASVRIGSTSAAAGFRVLEQNYEYDLLSPQKLMDKFVGKEVRLYEKNPYSEREEQVSAILLANNGAPIFKIGNDITFGHPGRVLFPGVPDDLIANPTLVWLLENRADGRQELEASYLTNGITWRADYVLTLDRDGRKADLAGWVTIDNKSGATYRNARLKLVAGTVNRVSDDMARGRLYKMAMAEAAAAPQFKEEGFFEYHLYTLQRPSTVKDNQTKQISLLSADGIPVRRELVVSGEPAYAGGRQGGEAGVRQKVGVYLEIENRQEHRLGMPLPKGTVRVYQRDADGSLQFAGEDAIDHTPRDEKIRLRLGDAFDVTATRRQTSWKKLASDTYEAGWEIVVRNHKQEEVAVRVEETLTGDWQVLESAPVYRKRDAGTIDFLLTVPKDGEARVAYLVKSRY, encoded by the coding sequence ATGAACAGCATCGGGCATTGTTTCCAACAGGGGCTTTTGGCCTCTCTGCTGAGCCTTGCAGCGGTTGCCACCGCCGGTGCCGCCCCGCTCGTCTCGACAGCGGCGGATCAGCAGTCGGTCTCTCTGACCATCTACAATGCAAATCTCGGCCTAGTGAAAGACCTGCGGCAGGTGAAAATCCCGCAGGGAGCCAGCGAACTGCGCTTCATGGATGTGGCGGCTCAGATAGTACCGGCCAGCGTCAGGATCGGGTCGACATCGGCGGCAGCGGGTTTCCGGGTGCTGGAGCAGAATTATGAATACGACCTGCTGAGCCCCCAGAAGTTGATGGACAAGTTCGTGGGGAAAGAGGTCCGGCTCTACGAGAAAAATCCTTATAGCGAGCGCGAAGAGCAGGTTTCGGCAATCCTTCTTGCCAACAACGGCGCGCCCATCTTCAAGATCGGCAACGATATCACCTTCGGCCATCCGGGGCGGGTCCTGTTTCCCGGCGTGCCGGATGACCTCATTGCCAATCCGACCCTGGTCTGGCTTCTCGAGAACCGGGCCGATGGACGTCAGGAACTGGAGGCATCCTATCTGACGAACGGTATTACCTGGCGGGCGGACTATGTGCTGACCCTCGATCGCGACGGCCGGAAAGCGGACCTGGCCGGATGGGTGACCATAGACAACAAGAGCGGCGCGACTTACCGCAATGCCCGGTTAAAACTGGTGGCAGGCACGGTGAACCGGGTCAGCGACGATATGGCGCGGGGCAGGCTGTACAAGATGGCCATGGCAGAGGCAGCAGCCGCTCCGCAGTTCAAGGAAGAGGGATTCTTCGAGTATCACCTCTACACACTGCAACGGCCGTCGACCGTCAAGGATAACCAGACCAAGCAGATCAGCCTGCTTTCTGCTGATGGAATTCCGGTCCGGCGGGAACTGGTGGTGAGTGGCGAACCGGCCTATGCCGGTGGCCGGCAGGGGGGGGAGGCTGGGGTTCGGCAGAAGGTCGGGGTCTATCTCGAAATCGAGAATCGCCAGGAACATCGGCTGGGGATGCCGCTTCCCAAGGGGACGGTCCGGGTCTACCAGAGGGATGCGGATGGCAGCCTGCAGTTTGCCGGCGAGGATGCCATCGACCACACGCCCAGGGACGAGAAGATCAGGTTGAGGCTCGGGGACGCCTTCGACGTTACTGCGACCAGGCGGCAGACCTCATGGAAAAAGCTGGCCAGTGACACCTATGAGGCAGGGTGGGAGATCGTCGTCCGAAATCACAAGCAAGAGGAGGTTGCGGTCCGGGTCGAGGAAACGCTGACCGGCGACTGGCAGGTGCTGGAGTCCGCTCCCGTATACCGGAAGCGCGATGCGGGCACCATCGACTTCCTCCTCACCGTGCCGAAAGACGGTGAGGCACGGGTGGCCTACCTGGTGAAAAGCCGCTATTGA
- the mfd gene encoding transcription-repair coupling factor, which translates to MASNKQHSQDIFSLLAPAGASVSLPGLRGSAPAYLLAELMGESSRLYLVVAEDADAAEECWRELRFYSCGADAIQLFPAWETAPYEHASPHPDVTGQRLNTLFQLLNGTARVVVAPVAALCQRLFPRADLGKVSDYLVTGEEADREALLAKLVRLGYSHVPLVEDRGSFASRGGILDIFPPNMEAPVRIEFFGDFVETIRTFDPLTQRSLQPLPELILLPSREIVLNDEVMQALPARLKKICDSQDIPLPRRRELLEQLQNAIYPPGIENLQPLFHPELETLFSYVGRDAVRVLLDPDAIAAASDRFFGELELAEQRAQERDDIVCDRRALFLDPAELAAGLAEGSRLAMPAIELLDGGASTTRRLAVADNADLRISLSPDSEGVLKPLVTRLSEWLAERWKVVVVCHQKAQAQRLYDLLTPHGLPLSISNRTFGNEIGQRDGTVSVLIGEISRGFRLEDELLAVIAEEEIFGPRVKRRGLSEAKKKQILTSLAELKPGDHMVHLDFGVGLYRGLQHLTLGNVEGDFLLLEYAGSDRLYLPVDRLNLVQRYVGAEGVEPHLDRLGGTGWEKAKAKARAAVQEMAEELLKIYAARQVKEGYAFSPSDEMFREFEAAFAYEETPDQMAAIEDVLADMQSTRPMDRLVCGDVGYGKTEVAMRGAFKAVLDGKQVAVLVPTTILAQQHLETFVKRFGEYPVTVEMLSRFRTAREQKAILERVKKGEVDVIIGTHRLLQADVEFRDLGLLIVDEEQRFGVAHKEKLKKYRATVDIMTLTATPIPRTLYMSMMGIRDLSIIDTPPVDRLAIKTFVARFSDELVREAVLRELRRGGQVFFVHNRVQSIGLMAEHLQRIVPEAKIAVGHGQMEEKELEKVMLGFMHGETNLLLCTTIIESGLDIPTANTLIINRADNFGLAQLYQLRGRVGRAKQRAYAYFLIPGEGAISQDARERLRIMQEITELGAGFRIATHDLEIRGAGDLLGGKQSGQIATVGFELYTELLEEAVSALKGEEQEVRLEPELKLRVPAFIPEDYVPQPNLRLILYKKLTQATSEEDIADVANELTDRFGPVPLAAGYLLEVMKIRLLLKMLLIREIEFDGSRLVCSFHQKTPVSPDTIIGLIRKQPKKYQFTPDFRLVCELADSSFDGILAESRNLLKSLT; encoded by the coding sequence ATGGCTTCGAACAAACAACATAGTCAGGATATTTTTTCCCTCCTTGCCCCTGCCGGCGCATCGGTGTCGCTGCCGGGCCTGCGCGGTTCGGCCCCGGCCTATCTGCTCGCAGAGCTCATGGGCGAATCGTCCCGGTTGTACCTTGTCGTTGCAGAGGATGCGGATGCTGCCGAAGAATGCTGGCGCGAACTGCGCTTCTACAGCTGCGGCGCAGATGCCATCCAGCTCTTTCCCGCCTGGGAGACCGCCCCCTACGAGCATGCGTCGCCGCACCCCGATGTCACGGGCCAGCGGCTGAATACCCTCTTTCAACTGCTGAACGGAACGGCCCGCGTGGTGGTGGCTCCTGTCGCAGCTCTCTGCCAGCGGCTCTTTCCGAGGGCAGACCTGGGAAAGGTCTCAGATTACCTGGTGACCGGTGAGGAGGCCGACCGCGAAGCCTTGCTGGCAAAGCTGGTACGGCTCGGCTACTCCCATGTGCCGCTGGTGGAAGACCGGGGGAGCTTTGCCAGCCGGGGTGGCATCCTGGACATCTTTCCGCCGAACATGGAGGCGCCGGTCAGGATCGAGTTTTTCGGCGATTTCGTGGAAACGATCCGCACCTTCGACCCGCTGACCCAACGCTCGCTGCAGCCTCTGCCCGAGCTGATCCTGCTCCCGTCCCGCGAGATCGTCCTCAATGACGAGGTGATGCAGGCGCTGCCAGCCCGGCTGAAAAAGATCTGCGACAGCCAGGACATCCCGCTTCCCCGCCGCCGCGAGCTGTTGGAACAGCTTCAGAACGCCATTTACCCCCCCGGTATCGAAAACCTGCAGCCGCTCTTCCATCCCGAACTGGAGACCCTGTTTTCATACGTGGGACGCGATGCGGTCAGGGTTCTCCTCGATCCCGACGCCATCGCTGCAGCGTCCGATCGTTTCTTCGGCGAGCTGGAGCTTGCAGAGCAGCGTGCCCAGGAGCGGGATGACATCGTCTGTGACCGCCGGGCGCTGTTCCTCGACCCGGCGGAACTGGCGGCCGGCCTTGCCGAAGGGTCGCGCCTGGCCATGCCCGCGATCGAGCTTCTCGACGGCGGTGCATCTACAACCCGACGTCTTGCCGTTGCCGACAATGCCGACCTCAGAATCTCCCTTTCTCCCGACAGCGAAGGGGTGCTGAAGCCGCTGGTGACGCGGCTGTCAGAATGGCTGGCAGAGCGGTGGAAGGTCGTGGTCGTCTGCCACCAGAAGGCGCAGGCACAGCGGCTCTACGATCTCCTCACTCCCCACGGCCTTCCCCTTTCCATCAGCAACCGGACTTTTGGCAACGAGATCGGGCAGCGCGATGGCACCGTGTCGGTCCTCATCGGCGAGATCTCCCGGGGATTCCGCCTGGAAGACGAGCTCCTGGCGGTCATTGCCGAGGAGGAGATCTTCGGGCCGCGGGTGAAGCGCCGGGGGCTCTCCGAGGCCAAGAAGAAGCAGATCCTCACCTCTCTTGCCGAGCTGAAGCCGGGTGACCACATGGTCCACCTTGATTTCGGGGTCGGCCTCTATCGCGGCCTGCAGCACCTGACTTTGGGTAACGTGGAGGGGGATTTCCTGCTGTTGGAATATGCCGGCAGCGACCGGCTCTACCTTCCGGTGGACCGGCTCAATTTGGTGCAGCGCTACGTCGGGGCAGAGGGGGTAGAGCCCCATCTCGACCGGCTCGGCGGCACCGGATGGGAGAAGGCCAAGGCCAAGGCCCGCGCCGCGGTGCAGGAGATGGCCGAGGAGCTGTTGAAGATCTATGCCGCCCGGCAGGTTAAAGAGGGGTATGCCTTTTCCCCTTCCGACGAGATGTTCCGCGAGTTCGAGGCAGCCTTTGCCTATGAGGAGACCCCGGACCAGATGGCTGCCATCGAGGACGTGCTGGCGGACATGCAGTCGACCCGCCCCATGGACCGCCTGGTCTGCGGCGACGTGGGGTATGGCAAGACCGAGGTGGCCATGCGCGGCGCCTTCAAGGCGGTGCTGGATGGCAAGCAGGTAGCAGTGCTGGTCCCCACCACCATTCTCGCCCAGCAGCACCTGGAGACCTTTGTCAAGCGTTTCGGCGAGTATCCGGTCACTGTGGAGATGCTGTCGCGGTTCCGCACGGCCAGGGAACAGAAGGCGATCCTGGAGCGGGTGAAGAAGGGGGAGGTCGACGTCATCATCGGCACCCATCGGCTGTTGCAGGCTGATGTGGAATTCAGGGACCTGGGGCTGCTCATCGTCGATGAGGAGCAGCGTTTCGGTGTGGCGCACAAGGAGAAGCTGAAGAAGTACCGGGCCACCGTGGATATCATGACCCTTACGGCCACGCCGATCCCGCGGACTCTCTACATGTCCATGATGGGAATTCGCGACCTCTCCATCATCGATACGCCGCCGGTGGACCGCCTGGCCATCAAGACCTTTGTCGCCCGTTTTTCCGACGAACTGGTGCGGGAGGCGGTGCTGCGCGAACTGCGGCGTGGCGGCCAGGTCTTTTTCGTCCACAACCGGGTGCAGAGCATCGGCCTGATGGCGGAGCACCTGCAGCGGATCGTGCCCGAGGCGAAGATCGCCGTCGGCCACGGCCAGATGGAGGAAAAAGAGCTGGAAAAGGTGATGCTCGGGTTCATGCATGGCGAGACCAACCTGCTCCTCTGTACCACCATCATCGAGTCGGGTCTCGACATCCCCACCGCCAACACCCTGATCATCAACCGCGCCGACAACTTCGGCCTGGCCCAGCTTTACCAGCTCCGCGGCCGGGTCGGGCGTGCCAAGCAGCGGGCCTACGCCTATTTCCTGATCCCCGGTGAAGGGGCCATCTCCCAGGATGCGCGGGAGCGGCTCAGGATCATGCAGGAGATCACTGAGCTGGGGGCAGGGTTCAGGATCGCCACCCACGACCTGGAGATCCGGGGCGCCGGCGACCTGCTGGGGGGGAAGCAATCGGGCCAGATCGCAACGGTCGGTTTCGAGCTTTACACCGAACTGTTGGAGGAGGCGGTGAGCGCGCTGAAGGGGGAAGAGCAGGAGGTCCGCCTGGAGCCGGAGCTGAAGCTGCGCGTTCCTGCCTTCATCCCGGAGGATTACGTCCCCCAGCCAAATCTGCGGCTCATCCTCTACAAGAAACTGACCCAGGCAACGAGCGAGGAGGATATTGCCGATGTCGCCAACGAGCTGACGGACCGTTTCGGGCCGGTGCCGCTTGCTGCCGGCTATCTCCTGGAGGTGATGAAGATCAGGCTGCTGCTGAAAATGCTGCTCATCCGGGAGATCGAGTTCGACGGCAGCCGGCTGGTCTGTTCGTTCCACCAGAAGACCCCAGTCTCTCCGGATACCATCATCGGCCTCATCAGGAAACAGCCAAAAAAATACCAGTTCACACCCGACTTCAGGCTCGTCTGCGAGCTGGCTGACAGCTCCTTTGACGGCATCCTTGCAGAGTCCAGAAATCTCTTGAAAAGCCTTACCTGA
- a CDS encoding cytochrome C biogenesis protein ResB: protein MKRLYNFLASLDLGIWLVAGVILFLGIGSFVTREGSAINDVPLFIWLTKAPIAETWWLLVTVAVLALLALNTVLCSIESLKAKWQRGSFLARIAPQVMHLGFLLIVLAHLLSAYGGFKDGGPLPEGGSFSFPDGSRVEIVRLDARIGPMGMPLDFSATLRHATPAGERHAVFSPNHPYFYQGFGVYLKQVELFPAKMALVEIHREPGAGLALAGALFFTAANLMILWLRRGKRAEAAQ, encoded by the coding sequence ATGAAACGGCTGTATAACTTTCTCGCCTCTCTCGATCTCGGTATCTGGCTCGTGGCCGGGGTGATCCTCTTTCTCGGCATCGGCTCCTTCGTGACCAGAGAAGGATCTGCGATCAACGACGTCCCCCTCTTCATCTGGCTGACCAAGGCTCCCATTGCCGAGACATGGTGGCTCTTGGTTACTGTCGCTGTCCTGGCGCTTCTGGCGCTGAACACCGTCCTGTGCAGCATCGAATCGCTCAAGGCCAAATGGCAGCGGGGGAGTTTTCTGGCCAGGATCGCGCCGCAGGTGATGCACCTCGGCTTTCTGCTCATCGTCCTGGCCCACCTGTTGAGTGCCTACGGCGGGTTCAAGGATGGCGGGCCCCTGCCGGAAGGGGGGTCATTCTCCTTCCCCGACGGCTCCAGGGTGGAGATCGTCCGGCTCGATGCCCGGATCGGACCGATGGGGATGCCGCTCGATTTCAGCGCCACCCTGCGCCATGCAACCCCGGCAGGCGAGCGGCATGCCGTCTTCAGCCCCAACCACCCCTATTTTTACCAGGGGTTCGGGGTCTACCTGAAGCAGGTGGAGCTCTTCCCGGCAAAAATGGCGCTGGTGGAGATCCACCGGGAGCCCGGCGCCGGTCTCGCCCTGGCCGGCGCCCTCTTCTTCACGGCTGCGAACCTCATGATCTTATGGCTGCGCCGGGGCAAGCGCGCCGAAGCGGCTCAATAG
- a CDS encoding cytochrome C biogenesis protein ResC, which yields MKWLIIASAGLYLFGAFRLPFFLAGLAAELTYLALRGSALGRLPLIGPHDTLIFFSTSIALMGLPFLVAQGLRRDGTVSWGVGVLAALFALLALPFRSLNMPLPPVLNTLWFELHVALAFFAYALFGIGAILGGFYLARRDRGLLDLQYRAALVGYSFFSASMVSGGIWGYYAWGTYWLWTPKELWTSILWLFYSLYLHIRLKGPAWERGVAWAGIIGFGITLFTYLGVSMLMKSSHSF from the coding sequence ATGAAATGGCTCATCATTGCATCTGCAGGTCTTTATCTCTTCGGGGCGTTCAGACTCCCCTTCTTCCTGGCAGGGCTGGCCGCAGAACTCACCTACCTGGCGCTCCGCGGCAGCGCACTCGGCAGGCTCCCGCTGATCGGCCCCCACGACACCCTGATTTTCTTCTCCACCTCCATCGCCCTGATGGGGCTCCCCTTCCTCGTTGCCCAGGGGCTGAGGCGCGATGGCACCGTGTCATGGGGTGTGGGCGTCCTTGCCGCGCTCTTTGCCCTGCTTGCCCTGCCGTTCCGCTCCCTGAACATGCCGCTACCACCGGTGCTCAACACGCTCTGGTTCGAGCTGCACGTGGCCCTCGCCTTTTTCGCCTATGCCCTGTTCGGCATCGGCGCCATTCTGGGCGGCTTCTATCTGGCCCGCCGCGACAGGGGGCTGCTCGATCTGCAGTACCGGGCCGCCCTGGTCGGCTACTCGTTCTTTTCCGCCTCCATGGTCTCCGGCGGGATTTGGGGCTACTACGCCTGGGGGACCTACTGGCTCTGGACCCCCAAGGAGCTCTGGACATCGATCCTCTGGCTGTTCTATTCGCTCTATCTCCACATCAGGCTGAAAGGCCCGGCATGGGAGCGCGGCGTGGCATGGGCAGGGATCATCGGCTTCGGCATCACCCTCTTCACCTATCTCGGCGTCAGCATGCTGATGAAGAGTTCACACAGCTTCTGA